In the genome of Myripristis murdjan chromosome 21, fMyrMur1.1, whole genome shotgun sequence, the window cgcacacaaccacacacacttgtgctcTGTCCCGCATGAGACCTGTCAGGCACAGATCCAGTAAGCTGGCTCAGTTATGCCTTGGAGAGTGAGCTGTGCAGACTGACATGGGATGGGCAGGATGGGCACATGCACTGCTATTTGGACAGTGACCTATATCACACATGGATGCTATTGTCTCAAACCATCTACAGGTATGTGCTCGTTCACAGGTGCATCTTGACTTTCTTGTATATTTTGCATTAGACCTTCAACTTAATACTTAAAGCTAGAAACTGGGAAATGATGTAGTAAGTCACGGAATGTCTCTGTTTACGGTTGTAATAAAGTTAAAAACCACTGATTTAATTAGAAAATGTATTGAATGCACTGTTTTCTTTATTACCAGTTTACTACCATTAAAAGTAGAAGTCAAGCTGTTTTCAAAGAATGAGGAATCAGTGAGTTGACTAAGACTCTGGAAATTGTAATGAATCACTGATCACCTCCAGCAACCGGCTTTTTCCATACATTTATGTAATTCATAATTATTGTGGTAGTTTATCAGTGGTGCTACTGTAAAATTTTTTCCTGCCATTTCAGATCTCCTTTAATCCTGGCATGTCCCAGATGAGAGACCACAGGAATGACTGTCATCGCTTTCACTGGTTAGTTTCAATCCCTCTGCTCTTCATCAGGCTTTTTCTCAGCCGCCAAACAGTCTCAAGGCCCAAAGGTGGTtgggtgaaagtgaaagtttcaTCAGCAAGTCTAAGATTTTATAAAGGATCCTGTCTTTAAATATGTTAAGATTGGTTTGTTAGGGGGAGTGCTGTCCCTGAACatcacgggaaaaaaaaaaaaaaaatcttgtgtgaTAATGAATCAAAGTGGAATTTGGGTTTGGCTACACTGAGGCCCTTTCATCTGCAGAGATTTATCGATtgatcaaattaaaatgcagGGCCCAACTCCAGTTAGCATGAACTGCATCGGGGGTGAAATCCCAGCCACAGACAATGCCTATTGTTGTTGGGCTAATCTCTAATGTAAGCTGTTCTTTCTTAATCACATCATCGTTTCACCACGCCTAGCAGCTGGGAAAGACACAGTTCAGCCTGAAAAAAGCCCTCAACTTGCCCGTCAACGTGACTCAGACATCAAATCACTCCACCATGCCCTGGCACTTCTGCAGACCTCAACGGACACATTTTAATCTGTAGACAGAGTAAATTGAAGAACGGCGCTGCAAAGTGTCCACAGCGCCGTCTTCAGCTGTCAATAACTCTTCAGTATTCCTAGATGATGACGGGCAGTATTACAATATGATGTTTCTCtgcagtaaatgaaatgaataacaaGCAGCGCTGTGTCTTTGGGGCCTTGAACCCGACCCTTCTACTGTAACTCTGCAGATTCAGTAGACTGCCTCTGTCAGAGCTGTGGTAATTTCAGTTTCGGTGAAATCCACTGAgaattttcctgtgtttttttttttttttttttttaacatcatggATCAGAATAATGTATTGCGCTGTTTTTAATAAACTACATTTTTTATGTAGCACACATAATGCATTTGGAACTGAATCAAAGCCAAATATTACACTTCAGATTCAGATCAGATTCAGTTGCAGTTGAGTACAACAGGCGCACAAGGAAGATGACCTGGATCATTTGTGCTGACACATTAAAAGACAGTTACACACAATGCTGGACTGACACCAGACATGAAACTGAGTGCAGATTTACTACAGACAAAACACAGTGTATTAAAAAAGATCAACATAAACACATTGCAAGTGTCCATTAACCGTCAAAGCATTTTATCTGTGGAGCAGCGCTGGTATTATGGCTTTTTCAATAAAAGTGTAGAGCATTACCAacatgtgttttacattttaaagcaCAATCTCCCAGACTATTTACTCTGTCTGTGGAAAAACGTCATTGCTAATATCCTATGTTCATGTCAACATATTTCTAACacttgtgtgtgctgtgttattCCCTGTGATTTGTTGTTCCATAGCTGGCTTGTGTAACTATATGGGCTCACATTCTGAAAGTATTATCCTAAAACTTTCAAATCAAGCCTCCCTCATCAGCAGTATTAACCGACCCAGTCTCGGTCTGTTTGAATGAAAGTTGACTTGATGTAGATAGACATTTTTGGTCCCGAGTTATTTTTGGAAAAGCTTTTTCTATCCCGATTCATAAACAGCCTTGTTGCATTTGGCAGTATTTTGCCTAAAACACTGGTATTATTCAACTGCAACATTATTTGATTATAATCAAATAATGTTGCAGTTGAATATGGATTACTGAAAGCATTGTACAGATTTGCATGAGCAACTGCACCCATTTTAGAGCATATATGGTAAATGTACTTGATGGCTGTCTCATTAGATGTTTCATATTAAAGAAGAATGTTCTGCACTCAAAAATAGATTCAGAATTACTTTATTTCCAGATTTTTTGTATTAGCAATGCAGactattaaaaacatgcatGGCAAGACAATGATTTTGGAAAGAGGGTCTGATCACTGATTTCTGAGCCCAGGTCATTAGTGTGCGCTGTTGTTTTCACTCCAAGGTTTTGATGTTcgactctctcctctcctcccttcagtgtctgtgctgtgccTGCTGCCTCAGGCGGGCTTGGCACTATGGGCTTGTGTTCGTGCCTGTCCAGCATCCTGCACCTGCACCcaggagaggagctgcagtGTGCTGTGTGACCGGTCCGCCCTCGCTGAGCTACCCAAAGAGTTTCCCTGCGAGGCCTCCGCCATCAACCTGGACAAGAACAGACTCAAGTTCCTGTCGGAAAGGGCCTTCGGCACTCTGCCCTCCCTCAAGTCCCTCTCCCTGGACCACAACAACATCTCCTTCATAACCCCTGGAGCCTTCAAGGTCTACACTTACCTCTGTTTTTAGCTGACTGTACAGTAGATTGGTGTTATTAACCTGGTAGCTTGACAAGATTACATGTTGGAAGCAGCTCAGGTGaagagaggataaaaaaaaaaacttttttcctaTAAGAATGAAAAAATAGCTTGTATTTGGACATAAATATGATTGAATTATGATATTTAATTAACATGTCCAAATTAACTTATATTCCATCAAAATAAATTGGCTCTGTGTGGataaactgtgtgtgcattttcctgtttttatttcattcagatGAGTAACTGGCAGTTTGTAGTCTGTCTGTAGTCTGTTAAACAGTTGTCTGAGGGAAAATGTCAGAGTGATGGAAATTGcatatagcaaaaaaaaacaaaacaaaacatccctTACACTTCTTCTTGTGATGATGTCAGACAGGGTTACTCAGTTTGCATTTTCCTACAGATTCTTGTTTCTGGCAGGCAGGTGTAGGAGGATGGTTACTGCaaacacagaatgaaaaaacaatTTTCCCTTGTGGATAGCTTTGCTGTAGTTCAAGTTCCTCCAGTGAAAAGTGGTTGCTTATCAAACTACACAGTAAACTCTCTATATTGAGCATAcagctgcctctctgtcttGCAGGGATTACCCAACTTGGTGGAGCTGAAGATGGCCCACAATGAGCACATCAGCTACCTTCACACACGCACCTTCACGGCGCTGAAGAAACTGGTGCGCCTCGACCTGTCAGACTGTAACCTCTTCAACATCCCCGACCGCATCTTCATAGAGCAAACAGCGCTCAAGGAGCTGCTCTGCTTCCAAAACAACTTTCGCAGGATCCCCGGGGCCATCAGGGGCATGGAAAACCTGACCCACATCTACCTGGAGAGGAACAAGATAGAGGCAGTGGCCTACAACTCCCTGCTGGGCCTGGGAAGCCTCAAGTAAGCCAAAGGGTGACACATCTAGGAAGTCCTTATTGGTCAAAGCCTTTCCCTAAAGCAAAGTACAGACTGAAAAATGTATCTCcaaacatctctctctgtttttctactACAGGTACCTGAACCTTCAGGAGAACCGCATCAATGTGATCCATGAAATGGCCTTCCAGGACCTTGTGCGGCTGGAGAACTTCTACCTCAATGACAACCTCCTGTCCGAACTACCCCGAGTCTCCTTCAAGGGCCTTGGCCGCCTAAAGATGCTCAACCTGGGAGGGAACCAGTTGACCAACGTGTCCAAGACTTGGTTCAGCGACCTATTGGAGTTGGAGGTCCTCTACCTGGACAGGAACCGGCTGCTCTTCATCGAAGAGGGCTCTTTTGAGAACCTGACCAGCCTGATCACCCTCCACCTCAACAGTAACAACCTCACCACTCTTCCCTTCCCCGTTTTCCAGCCCATCTACTTCCTGGGGCGCCTGTACCTCTTCAGGAACCCCTGGGAGTGCGACTGCACCCTCGAGTGGCTGAAGGAGTGGATGGAAAGCTACAAACTGGTGCGGGACATCCCTTGTGCCTCGCCCTCCTCCGTCGCGGGCCTGGACCTCAGCGAGGTGGTCTTCGCCAAGGTGAACGGCACATGCGTGGACCCGGGAGAGCTGAACCTGACCACAGCCTCCACGGACATCGCCTCCACCACGGAGAACCGCTTCAACAACCTCATCTCCAAGCTGCTCCAACAGGAGCTCAGGGAGGAGATGGGCAACGGCACGGAAAGCCTGCGCAACGGGACCTTCCTGGACCCTGAGGACGGGGAGATTTCTGATGGGGTCCGAGGACAAATGTCACAAGCAAGCCAATCAATTCTTTACTTCCTTGTGGTGTGGTTTCTCTTTGGCTTGATTGGCCTGTCAGACATGGACATCTGTGTTTCATGCACATGAGAAATGGAGTTTGAATTCTAGCCCATGGAAATGCCACCAATGGAGTTGGAATACCTTTTTCCAATGTGCCACCAAGgtgaaacatgttttcatttgtgcaaACAAGTACCGATACTTGTTTGGGTGGTAATTGGTGTGAGTCTACCCTGCCAAAGACAGAGGGATTTTGCATAGCTTTCTTTTGCAATGCAATGAGTGTAGTAAAGAGAAGAGATTCAGCTGACCTGGATACAGCAGCAGACTCATAGACAAAACAATAATGGACACTGGAAGACTACAAATagtatttattttcacaaaaactgTTGATATATCATAAACCatgatatacatatatatttagatAGGAGGAGTCATAATAATTCTTCTAATACATATCTGTCCTCCTGGTTCATACACAGCCACGCCAAACTGTGTGGCGTGAGGTGCCCTGCAGCACGATTCAAATCCTACATTTACAGATGCAGGTGTTGATTTCAAGTGGCGGATTACTGAGACGATGTTATCAAAATGTATCTTTGAACTCCCGCCTTTTGTTACGTAACACACTtaaattaatgtaatttttatgaATATTATGTAACATTCAATTTCTTAGCATTACGTAGTCCGTTAGGCaagtcatgttttcattcacaTCTATGTGTAAATTTAAAGGCGATAAGAGCAGTGGCTCCTGTAGTTATCTCCGAAACAGATGTCCTCTCTCGCTCGTTCTCCAcgtttttattcattcaactCTGTAAATGTAGGTTCTGCAGCTTTCCCTTAAATGCATTAATCTTCTTACTGCATGCGGCTCAGTGTCCTCGCTTGTATATGCTGTAATGTGATGGAGGGACTTTCTCGTTGCATTTACCTCCTGCCGATGGATCGCTTTCCCCTTATGGCCACCATGGCGCTCTATAAACCGAACGTGACGGGCGTGACCGCTGCCATATGCTGGGCGCTGGATGGGAGAGGTTACAGGGTCAGAGCGCATCATCATTCTTTGGGATAAGAATGCTTTCAGATGTAGACCTTTGTACTTAACATCATTTACAAAATCTTGTCGGTTCTCTGTACTGCCGTGTCCGTATCCACACTGATGTGCTCTGTGTAGCTGAAAATGTCTGTGGATATCCCTGATCTCAGCCGCCACTTTTCGTTTTTTGACCCCTGGTGATATTGTCTTGACTCGGTCTGACAGCCAGTGATACAGTTCAATGATATTGTAAGACTTAACACtccatcacacatacacacacacacacaatatatatatttttctaaataaaaattGCTGTTGACCTTTCACCTGCTTGCTAAGTGCGTCCTTTCAGCGAGGTGTCGACCTGCTTCAGCGGCCAGCTCCATTTAATCTGCACCCTGGCCTGTTAGCCCTTTAATATGGGATTAGGCCCGGACTAAAACAACTGGGGAGGCCTGGATGCTGCATCTCATCCCTCTCATTTACCGTCGTTCTCATGTGGCTATTTTTATCAGGAAGCATCCAGTAAATGTAATACAACTCTTTGATTTATATGGGCCAAAGTTAAAGCGGCAGAGGTGGGACGTGCAGGCAAGAATTGTGTTGAGCTGCTCGCTGCTGTCCAGTCAGGATCTGGTGTAAACACACAGTGCTGTTTTCCAGGGGCTTTCTCCCATCACCTTCTGGGTTGGAAATAGAGAATATTGTTTTACCTAGTCTAATCTGTCTTACTAATAGCTGCCACCATAATATGAGGCCGAGGCTTTCAAATGAACATTGTATGAATCTGCAAAGCCACGTGAACACACTTCAGCTACATGAATGCTACCATGCTGGTATTATTTGATTCAGTATTAAGTTTTCAAAAGGAAATCTTGTTGCAAATAGGGCTGcaaaattctgggaattttcacagttggaaactttccatgggaatgcACAGGAGTATATGGGAACTGGAAATGTACAAATTGCACGTTAGGCTACAACTGGGAATTTAAATGtagttgaaaaaacaaacaaacaaacatctctcAACATAATcttggttaaaacaaccagatcTGATGCAAACTCAGTTGAGTTTCTACC includes:
- the nyx gene encoding nyctalopin codes for the protein MTVIAFTVSVLCLLPQAGLALWACVRACPASCTCTQERSCSVLCDRSALAELPKEFPCEASAINLDKNRLKFLSERAFGTLPSLKSLSLDHNNISFITPGAFKGLPNLVELKMAHNEHISYLHTRTFTALKKLVRLDLSDCNLFNIPDRIFIEQTALKELLCFQNNFRRIPGAIRGMENLTHIYLERNKIEAVAYNSLLGLGSLKYLNLQENRINVIHEMAFQDLVRLENFYLNDNLLSELPRVSFKGLGRLKMLNLGGNQLTNVSKTWFSDLLELEVLYLDRNRLLFIEEGSFENLTSLITLHLNSNNLTTLPFPVFQPIYFLGRLYLFRNPWECDCTLEWLKEWMESYKLVRDIPCASPSSVAGLDLSEVVFAKVNGTCVDPGELNLTTASTDIASTTENRFNNLISKLLQQELREEMGNGTESLRNGTFLDPEDGEISDGVRGQMSQASQSILYFLVVWFLFGLIGLSDMDICVSCT